One region of Triticum aestivum cultivar Chinese Spring chromosome 6B, IWGSC CS RefSeq v2.1, whole genome shotgun sequence genomic DNA includes:
- the LOC123139373 gene encoding chaperone protein DnaJ gives MALALSTLPFAPSTPAPASRGSAAFRPRGAHFAPSPAGRSGGLGVGLPLACAAPRKNRGRRRRGGGLVVFAAADYYATLGVQRSATIKDIKAAYRKLARQYHPDVNKEPGATDKFKEISSAYEVLSDDKKRALYDQYGEAGVKSAVGGNAGAYTSNPFDLFETFFGASMGGGGGFSGMDQSAFRTRRRSTAAQGEDIRYDVILGFSEAIFGTEKDIILSHLETCDACSGSGSKVGSKAKICSTCGGRGQVMRTEQTPFGLFSQVSSCPTCVGEGEVISEYCRKCSGEGRVRVRKEIKVKIPPGVSKGSTLRVRGEGDAGPKGGPPGDLFVCLDVEEPSDIKRDGINLYSTVSISYIEAILGTVEKVRTVEGSSELRIPPGTQPGDVLVLAKQGVPSLNRPSIRGDHLFTVKVSIPKRISGREKELLEELASLKNGGFARAPVKPKPVHKENGSRAAPEVSDQPDDGEGDWLKKLSDFAGSIVNGASKWLKDNL, from the exons ATGGCGCTCGCGCTCTCCACGCTCCCGTTCGCGCCCTCCACCCCGGCGCCCGCCTCCCGCGGCTCCGCCGCGTTCCGCCCCCGCGGGGCCCACTTCGCCCCCTCCCCCGCCGGCAGGAGCGGCGGCCTCGGCGTCGGGCTCCCCCTCGCGTGCGCGGCGCCGCGGAAGAaccgcgggcggaggcggcgcggcgggGGCCTGGTGGTGTTCGCGGCCGCCGACTACTACGCGACGCTCGGCGTGCAGCGCTCCGCGACCATCAAGGACATCAAGGCAGCATACCGGAAGCTCGCGCGCCAG TATCATCCTGATGTTAATAAGGAACCTGGAGCAACCGACAAGTTCAAAGAGATAAGCTCAGCCTACGAG GTTCTGTCAGATGATAAGAAGAGAGCGTTGTATGACCAATATGGTGAAGCCGGGGTTAAGAGTGCGGTTGGGGGCAACGCTGGAGCTTATACA TCGAATCCATTTGATCTGTTTGAGACATTCTTCGGAGCAAgcatgggtggtggtggtggcttttCTGGTATGGACCAGAGTGCATTTAGGACACGCAGAAGGAGCACTGCTGCTCAGGGTGAAGACATCAG ATATGATGTGATTCTAGGGTTCTCAGAGGCAATATTTGGAACAGAAAAAGATATCATATTATCCCATTTGGAGACTTGTGATGCTTGTAGCGGTTCTGGTTCAAAGGTTGGCTCAAAGGCAAAAATATGCTCCACATGTGGTGGGCGAGGGCAAGTAATGCGAACTGAGCAGACACCATTTGGTCTCTTCTCCCAG GTTTCTAGTTGCCCCACTTGTGTAGGAGAGGGTGAGGTCATTTCAGAGTATTGCAGGAAATGCTCTGGAGAGGGGCGTGTTCGTGTCAGAAAAGAGATCAAAGTAAAAATCCCTCCAGGAGTTAGTAAAGGTAGCACTCTTCGTGTACGTGGTGAAGGTGATGCAGGACCAAAAGG AGGGCCTCCTGGAGATCTTTTTGTCTGCCTTGATGTAGAGGAGCCATCCGATATTAAAAGGGATGGTATCAACTTGTATTCAACTGTGTCGATAAGCTACATTGAAGCTATTTTGGGTACAGTTGAAAAG GTCAGAACTGTTGAGGGAAGTAGTGAACTTCGAATACCTCCAGGCACCCAACCTGGTGATGTATTGGTCCTAGCGAAGCAAGGTGTTCCATCGTTGAATAGGCCATCTATACGCGGTGATCATCTATTCACTGTTAAGGTCTCTATACCCAAACGTATAAG TGGGCGCGAAAAGGAGTTGCTTGAGGAACTTGCATCGTTGAAAAATGGTGGTTTTGCCCGTGCACCTGTGAAGCCAAAAC CTGTACATAAAGAGAATGGAAGCCGCGCTGCTCCAGAAGTATCAGATCAACCTGATGATGGGGAGGGTGACTGGTTGAAGAAACTTTCTGATTTTGCTGG ATCCATTGTCAATGGGGCATCCAAGTGGCTGAAAGACAACCTGTAG
- the LOC123139375 gene encoding uncharacterized protein, whose translation MAGACAVAAPSRPTVSGPGAALPPGRGFRVSCRRSARRRAGGRARVSRDTDGAEAEPDSKGRIPQDDSGYLLTLGLGSVGGAAAVKYGSVLLPDITRPNIVEALLMVSLPMAAAVLVLLKLSSTSTHD comes from the exons ATGGCGGGTGCGTGCGCGGTGGCCGCGCCATCCCGGCCCACCGTCTCCGGCCCCGGCGCAGCCCTGCCGCCGGGGCGCGGCTTCCGCGTGAGCTGCCGGCGCTCGGCGAGGAGACGCGCCGGCGGTCGCGCTCGCGTGTCCcgcgacaccgacggcgccgaggCGGAGCCGGACAGCAAGGGGCGAATCCCGCAG GATGACTCCGGCTACCTGCTGACGCTGGGGCTCGGGTccgtcggcggcgcggcggccgtgaAGTACGGCAGCGTGCTGCTCCCCGACATCACGCGGCCCAACATCGTGGAGGCGCTGCTCATGGTGTCCCTGCCCATGGCGGCCGCCGTCCTCGTCTTGCTCAAGCTCAGCTCCACTTCCACACATGACTAG